TCAAAGCAGGGCGCGGCGCGGGCGATGTCCGGCGCGCTCAGGGATGCCGAACTGGCGCTGGAAGAGGTGTGTTATATCAACGCCCACGGCACCGGCACCGCCGCCAATGACAAGACCGAATGCGCCGCCGTGGCGGACGTGTTTGGCGCCCATGCCGACCATCTGATGATGTCCTCCACCAAGTCGATGCACGGCCATTTGATTGGCGGAACCGGCGCGGTGGAGCTTTTGGCCTGCATCATGGCGCTGCGTGACGGAATTATTGCGCCCACGATCGGCTATGAAGAGCCGGACCCGGAATGCGCGCTCGACGTGGTGCCCAATGAGGCACGCGAAGCAAAGGTCAATGCGGCCCTGTCCAACGCTTTTGCCTTTGGCGGGCTCAACGCGGTTCTGGCACTACGCAGGGTTTGACCCCGCGCAGCTTTGAGAACCTGTGTCCGCGTTCACGCGGCTTTGGCATCCGCCGTGGTCGCGCCCAGATTGGCCAGCACATGGCCAAGTGCGTCAGACAACGCACCGTCGTTCACCTTGCCTGCCTGCAAGTCGAACACGTCATGGAAATTGGCAACACTCAATGCCCCTTTCACATCGGCCCCAAAGAACGGGGCGGACACTTCGGCGGCTTTCAGCACGCTGGCCGCGCCGCCCGGCCCCGGAGACGCGGCGAGAAACGCAACGGGTTTGTTCTGGTAGACCTTCGCGCCGGTGCGAGAGGCCCAATCGAACAGATTTTTATAGGCCGCCGGGTAATGCCCATTATGTTCGGCCAGCGAAATGAGCAGGGCATCAGCCCCGGCAATCCGCTTCATGAAATCATGTGCAGGCAGGGGAACGCCGCCCTCGGCCTCGCGGTCGACGGAATAGATTGGCATTTCGAAATCGTTGATGTCGAGCAGATCAATCTCGGCATCAGGCGCGATCTCGGCCTTGAAGCGTGCGGCGGCATGGCGCACGAATGCTGCGTTGATGGAATTTCTGCTGTTGCTGGCAGCGAAGGCGAGAAGTTTCATGCTGTGACCCTTTATCATATCGGTTGTGTCAGAGCGGATATGCGTCAACTCGGCCCATGAAAAAACACCCAAGGATGCTCAGGCGCTGTGCGCAAAAGCACATTCAAGAAAGAGCGTGCAAGCAAGCGAAAAGGGCCGCGCCATCCGGCACGGCCCTCTTTACGTTGAGCTTTGTGTTTGGTTCAGTTCTTGATCGCAGAGGTCGCGTCATATCCGGCGGTAAAGCCGTCGAGCGACATTTTCAGCGTTACTTCCTGATCCGGTGCCGGGGCAGGCCGCAGCGTTATGGTGGCCGATGCGCCTTTCTTGAAGGCGGCGATATCCTGTTCGGTGAAGCCGATGCGGGCGTAGCAGCCCACCGGCGCGCAGAACGAGAACGGATAGCGTTTACCCTTGGCGCCATCGACGGCGACCGTCAGTTGCGCAGTAAGCAGCGTCTCAAGCGGCACCGTTACCGTC
This is a stretch of genomic DNA from Aquicoccus sp. G2-2. It encodes these proteins:
- a CDS encoding NADPH-dependent FMN reductase; its protein translation is MKLLAFAASNSRNSINAAFVRHAAARFKAEIAPDAEIDLLDINDFEMPIYSVDREAEGGVPLPAHDFMKRIAGADALLISLAEHNGHYPAAYKNLFDWASRTGAKVYQNKPVAFLAASPGPGGAASVLKAAEVSAPFFGADVKGALSVANFHDVFDLQAGKVNDGALSDALGHVLANLGATTADAKAA